The Miscanthus floridulus cultivar M001 chromosome 7, ASM1932011v1, whole genome shotgun sequence genome includes a region encoding these proteins:
- the LOC136464536 gene encoding protein transport protein SEC31 homolog B-like isoform X2, whose amino-acid sequence MAEVLASASMTASALAFGGSYDVSFLAAGTAPGSSNPGLLVYRTAAAYVDGVLPLVARIPSPAEFCRVAWSRPTEASCYSSALPTGLIAGGLKSGVVAVWDPREALLEPSDSGSDSSIIEDYFCPKDMLQQVHGTTPNLVAGGHDHENRATAVSDPHRNDNLMLQSEDGRSESGDGRWFSQFRVIDDYFSPDGPPQPPSLDSTSGDLTIPASSSASMVALMSCHSAGPVLGLSFSPTTPHFLASGGAKGTVLIWDLINPFAERIPHFQYNEDDNVQISDLSWNALKPNVITSASNVGVKILDISAKSSVIGKFSSMETCSAVEWCPTDKNTMVVASGNYCKYLDLNRSGMFGKWTSHCTSSVIPIPLWRYHGVHLRKKLC is encoded by the exons ATGGCGGAGGTGTTGGCGTCGGCGTCCATGACGGCGTCGGCCCTCGCCTTCGGCGGCTCGTATGACGTCTCCTTCCTAGCTGCGGGCACCGCGCCGGGTTCCAGCAACCCGGGCCTCCTCGTCTACCGCACCGCCGCCGCGTACGTCGACGGCGTGCTTCCCCTCGTCGCCCGCATCCCCTCGCCGGCCGAGTTCTGCCGCGTCGCCTGGTCCAGGCCCACAGAGGCGTCGTGCTATTCATCTGCACTCCCCACCGGGCTCATCGCCGGTGGCCTGAAGAGCGGCGTGGTCGCCGTCTGGGACCCCCGTGAGGCGCTGCTCGA ACCCTCGGATTCGGGCTCCGATTCCAGCATAATCGAGGATTACTTCTGCCCAAAGGATATGCTGCAGCAGGTCCATGGCACCACCCCCAATTTGGTCGCCGGTGGCCACGACCACGAGAACCGCGCGACGGCCGTTTCGGATCCCCACAG GAATGACAACCTGATGCTGCAATCGGAAGATGGCCGCTCGGAGTCGGGAGATGGTCGGTGGTTCTCCCAGTTTAGGGTAATCGATGATTACTTCTCTCCAGATGGGCCTCCACAGCCGCCAAGTCTGGACTCCACTAGTGGTGATTTGACTATCCCTGCATCATCGTCCGCTTCCATGGTTGCCCTGATGTCATGTCACTCTGCTGGTCCA GTACTCGGTTTGTCGTTCAGCCCTACAACACCACACTTTCTTGCTTCTGGTGGAGCAAAAGGGACAGTACTCATATGGGATCTTATCAACCCTTTTGCAGAAAGAATTCCCCATTTTCAG TATAATGAAGATGATAATGTGCAGATCTCGGATCTGTCATGGAATGCTCTTAAACCCAATGTTATTACCTCAGCATCAAATGTTGGTGTTAAAATTTTGGATATAAGTGCCAAATCATCTGTGATTGG GAAATTTTCTTCGATGGAAACTTGTTCAGCTGTAGAATGGTGTCCAACTGACAAAAATACGATGGTCGTAGCTTCTGGAAACTACTGTAAG TATCTGGACTTAAACAGGTCTGGGATGTTCGGAAAGTGGACAAGCCATTGCACCAGTTCAGTGATACCAATTCCATTGTGGCGATATCATGGTGTCCATTTGAGAAAGAAATTGTGCTAG